In Octopus sinensis unplaced genomic scaffold, ASM634580v1 Contig10780, whole genome shotgun sequence, one genomic interval encodes:
- the LOC115228499 gene encoding cyclin-dependent kinase-like 1, with protein sequence MEKYEKMGTIGEGSYGIVFRCRNHQNDSIVAIKKFIESDEDILIKKIAMREIRMLKVVFTRTRSKAVWVLLAVLYSSLPVKNCKKIIFQVLQGVNYCHSRNCIHRDVKPENILISKTGIVKLCDFGFARSLDEYTEYVATRWYRAPELLVGDVQYGPPVDVWAIGCVFYELITGQPLWAGRSDVDQLYLIQKSLG encoded by the exons ATGGAGAAGTATGAAAAAATGGGCACTATTGGGGAAGGGTCCTACGGAATTGTATTTCGCTGTCGCAATCACCAAAACGACTCCATTGTGGCTATTAAAAAATTCATCGAATCAGACGAGGATATTCTCATCAAAAAAATCGCAATGCGGGAAATCAGAATGCTTAAAGTTGTCTTTACA CGAACTCGATCGAAGGCCGTATGGGTACTTTTGGCAGTTCTCTATTCCAGTCTTCCTGTCAAAAActgcaaaaaaataattttccaaGTCCTCCAAGGCGTCAATTACTGTCATTCTCGAAAT TGCATTCATCGGGACGTCAAGCCGGAGAATATACTCATCTCCAAGACCGGAATCGTCAAACTTTGTGATTTCGGATTTGCCAGGAGTCT CGACGAATACACGGAATATGTGGCCACTCGCTGGTATAGAGCACCCGAGCTGTTGGTGGGCGACGTCCAGTACGGGCCTCCTGTGGATGTGTGGGCAATCGGTTGTGTGTTTTACGAACTGATTACTGGTCAACCTCTTTGGGCTGGTCGTTCAGACGTGGACCAACTGTATTTGATTCAAAAATCTCTTGGTTAG